The stretch of DNA GCCGCCTCCGCCTCGGGAACAATCGGGTTGGTAAAGAACGACCCCGTCGAATAGGTGTCCCGGTCCGCAGCATCGAGGACCATGCCCTTGGAGGCCCGCAGCCGCAGCACTTCCCGGCGCACATCGTTCGAGTAAGCCCGCTTGCCCGCCTCCACGCCCAGGGAACGCGCCAGCTCGGCGTACCGGATGGGGGCGCTCATCCGGCCCAGCGGCAGCTGGAATTCGACCGTCAGCACCACATAACGGGGGGAACCGTTCACGGTGGTCTGCTTCAGGATGGAGTCCCGGTACCCAAACTTCAGCTCGGAGTTGGTGAAGGTCTGCACGGCGTTCCGCTCGCGGTCCCAGGTCCGGACCGCGGCAATGGTCTGCGAAACGTCGGCGCCATAGGCACCCACGTTCTGGACCGGCGTCGCGCCCGTTGACCCCGGAATCCCGGATAGCGCTTCGATACCGGACCACGCGTGGCGGACGGCGTAGTCCACCAGCTGGTCCCAGTTGTGCCCGGCCTGGACCACCACGGCCACCCCGCCGCAGGAGTCCTCCGCGTTGACCGTGAAGCCCTCGGAGGCGATCTTCACCACCGTCCCGGGGTACCCGTCGTCGGAGATCAGGAGGTTGGAACCGCCCGCGATGATCAGCACCTGTTCCCCGGCGGCATCCGCGGTGCGGACCGCGTCGATGATCTCAGCCTCGGTCCGCGCCTCGATGTACTTGCCGGCAGGGCCGCCGACGGCGGAGGTGGTCAGGGAGGAAAGCAGCGTGGAAGTCACCACAACACGTTACCCGAAGATACCGTACGGGCACGGTAGCTTCGGGTAACTAGCCGAGCTTCCGGGCCACCGGGGAAAGGAAGAAGCTGACGGCCAGCATCACCATGACGGCCAGCAGGGAGTGCAGGATGCCCACGTGCTCGGCCAGCAGGCCCAGCAGCGGCGGCCCGCACAGGAATGCGCCGTAGCCGATGGTGGAGACCACGGAGACCCTGGCGGCGGCCTTGGCGGGGTCGTCGGCCGCGGCGGACATGCCCACGGGGAATCCCAGCGAGGCACCCAGCCCCCAGATGGCGAGGCCGATGAAGGCGAGCCACGGTACGGGCGCGAAGACGAAGAGCCCCAGCCCCAGGACCGCCAGCGCAGCACACCATCGCATCACCGGAACCCTGCCGTAACGGTCCAGGACAAGGGTTCCGGCGAACCGGCCAATGGTCATGAACGTGACGAACAGCCCGTACCCGGCGGCGCCGGCGGCATCGCTTTGCCCGTGCCCGTCCGCCAGCGCAAGGGCCACCCAGTCCCCCGCCGCGCCTTCGGCCAGGGCCAGTCCCAGCACCAGGACACCCAGGAGGAGGGTCCGCCGGTCCCGCCAGGCCTGGGCGATCTTGCGCTTGTTGTCGAGGGGGGCCTCCCCCTCCCCGGCGGTGATGAGGGGAATGGGTCCGGTGGTGGGGTCCTCGAAGTGGTCAGGGGTGTACGTCCGCTCCCCCGCTACCGCGGTGATGTCCGCACGGAACCAGGACGCCGCCGTGGCTACCGATACGGCGACCACCAGGCCGGCCGCGCCGAGGTGCAAGGCCACCGGCAGGGACACCGCCGCAGCGGCCGCCCCCAGGCCCGCGCCCGCCACGGTCCCCAGGCTGAACGCACCGTGCAGCCTGGGCATGATGTGCCGGCCCACGGCCCGTTCCACCGCTGCGCCCTCAACGTTGGAGGCGGTGTTCCAACTTCCGGTGCCCAGCCCGATAACGGCCAGGCCCGCCGCCGTCGCCACGGGACTGGCCAGCACGG from Pseudarthrobacter chlorophenolicus A6 encodes:
- a CDS encoding UDP-N-acetylmuramate dehydrogenase, encoding MTSTLLSSLTTSAVGGPAGKYIEARTEAEIIDAVRTADAAGEQVLIIAGGSNLLISDDGYPGTVVKIASEGFTVNAEDSCGGVAVVVQAGHNWDQLVDYAVRHAWSGIEALSGIPGSTGATPVQNVGAYGADVSQTIAAVRTWDRERNAVQTFTNSELKFGYRDSILKQTTVNGSPRYVVLTVEFQLPLGRMSAPIRYAELARSLGVEAGKRAYSNDVRREVLRLRASKGMVLDAADRDTYSTGSFFTNPIVPEAEAASLPENAPRYPAGQDGMVKLSAAWLIDQAGFGKGFGLEPDSVSGGRASLSTKHTLAITNRGGAGASDVVAVAREVRAGVERRFGVRLHPEPLLIGLEL
- a CDS encoding MFS transporter, with product MTKAAAPHATAAGVTHWRNAVVVAYGASGLAFASWVSRLPAIRDALDLTPGNVGVLLLCLTLGSFASVSASGLIVLRLGSKQTIRTGSIMVGFGLLLAGLGTSVLASPVATAAGLAVIGLGTGSWNTASNVEGAAVERAVGRHIMPRLHGAFSLGTVAGAGLGAAAAAVSLPVALHLGAAGLVVAVSVATAASWFRADITAVAGERTYTPDHFEDPTTGPIPLITAGEGEAPLDNKRKIAQAWRDRRTLLLGVLVLGLALAEGAAGDWVALALADGHGQSDAAGAAGYGLFVTFMTIGRFAGTLVLDRYGRVPVMRWCAALAVLGLGLFVFAPVPWLAFIGLAIWGLGASLGFPVGMSAAADDPAKAAARVSVVSTIGYGAFLCGPPLLGLLAEHVGILHSLLAVMVMLAVSFFLSPVARKLG